Part of the Notamacropus eugenii isolate mMacEug1 chromosome 5, mMacEug1.pri_v2, whole genome shotgun sequence genome is shown below.
tgctaggcactgggaaataCGAAGAAGAAGCCAAAACAtgtcttgccctcaaggaacctaGGCTGGAATAGGGGAGACACCATGTCTAACTATGTAACAGATAGAAGGAGTAGATGAAAGGGAATCTGAGAAGGCAGCAGTAGCTAGGTTGATCCAGAAGGGCTTCATGTAAAATGGGATGCtcaagctgagtcttgaaggaagaaattaaggattctaagagagaGAGGTGAGAAGGGTGAGCATCCTATATGTGGGGGGACAGCCACtgcaaaggcccagagatggaAGATGTCGGTGTTGTGTGAGGAGCAACAGGTGATGCTGATATGGGTAGATTATAGCGCATATGgagtaagaagaatggaaatatGAGAATGGGCTGGAGGATACGTATGTAattttggaggtaatagggagctattgaTGTTTAATGAGTTGGGGAGGGACGTGGACTTACCCTTTAGGAAAGTCCCTTTGGCAGCCCTGTGGAGAGTAGATTGGAGTAGACTTGGGACAGGGAGGTTAATTTAGAAAGGAATTGCAggtagtccaggcaagagatggTGAGAGGGGCCTGGTTTAGGGGAGAGGCATGGGGGGATAGAGATAGGATGGGGAAAATGGGATTGGCAAGGAAAACTGTTGAACTCAGGACTTGAGAGGGCTGCCCTGTCCACTTCTTCCCTACCTCCATCTTAACCCACATTTGGGTGTCTAGAAATAGGAGGATTTTAGGGAGGATGGCATTGGGAAGGGTGGTAAAGAACAAAGGAATGAGTTAGGGGAAGGGCTTGGGGAATGGTAGACAGTAGTACGGGGAGGAGACATGGGCATAGGAATGTAGGGAAGCAGGAAATGTCTAAGGGGTGATTGAGGTGTTGAAGGCTAGAGGGAGGAAGTCACAAGGAGAGCCCTGGATAGGTCAGCAGGAAGCCTAGAGGTTGATGCCCAAGTGGAGGGGAGGTCTAGGGGATCTTTAGATCAGAATGGAAGACTCAGTTTCAcactcattctttctttcacacCATTCCTTGCTCaaaccccacctccaccccccctCAGCATTTCTTCACTTCCTTTGGGGCCCGAGACCGCTGCTTCCTGCTCATCTTCCGCCTTTGGCAGAATGCCCTGCTGGACAAGGTACCCGGGGCTGGTTGGGGGAGGCTCAGAGTGAGAAGCCTAGTACAGGATGGACCGAGGGCTCCCCCTCACGGAGAACAGGGAAACAACCATTTTTAGTGAGCAGGATGGGAAGGGACTTGGGGGAAAGGTgtcagggagaaggaaatgggggcaggagggaagaagagaggggagaaggctCTCTCACATCCCTCCGCCCACCTGCTAACTCTGCACCTGTCCATCCTCAGACTCTGTCCCCTCGGGAGCTGTGGCATCTGGTACATCAGTGCTATGGGGCAGAACTTGGCCTCACCAGTGAGGATGAAGACTATGTCTGCCCTTTGCAGCAGCTGAATGGTTTGGGGTaagatgggggcaggggagaaatgaggagggcAGCCCCTTCTGGTTTTGGGGCATGGACTGATCTTCCCTCTCTTGACAGGGGCCACAAGGAGGTGGGGGATGTGATTGCCCTGAGTGACATGACCCTGCCCCGTAGGTCTCCAGACCTCAGCCAAGAGCCTAGCCCTACGGCATCCCGGAGGACCCAGCTCACTCCCTGCCCCTCCCAGGCCAGTAGTGATGGGGACAATGTGGTGAGTCATGCTGAagaagcaggaagagagagagagagagagagagagagagctagtcAGGCAGGTGGACACACATGATGGATGGTGGTGGAAAGAGTATGGGACCAGGGCTCCAGGCACAGCCCCATTATTAATTCACGAACACTTGCATTTATTATTGAGGAGATTCCTGCTTTACAGACACTTTTACTGGGTAAATCATCAATGTCTCTTCGAACTCTTACGTTTCTACGTCCTTGGACAAATCACGTAATCTGTCAACAGGCGTCTGCTGTATTAAGCAAGCTGAGGGGTTTGTCTTTCAGTGTAGAGGCCATAGGAAGCCCCTGGAGTTTTTTGAGTAAGGGCATGACGTGGACTTTAAAAGGAAAGGCTCCTTGGCAGCCAggtggagaatagattggagaggggaaagaaggctaTTGGAATAGTTCATAGACAAGGGCCTGGCCTAGGGCCATGTGTGAGTGGAGACAAGGTGACtagttcagttttctcattggtgtAAATTACTTTCAAGGCTCCTGATAGCTACGTTCTGTAATTCTACTGGTGCCAGTTATTCCTAGGCCCTTGTGTCCTAAGCCCTCAGGCCTGGGAAGGGACATGGAGAAGAGTCAGGGAGCACGAGAGGCATGATTCCTGTTTCCTCAGGGTGAGGAGGATAAAGAGCGGCAGACCGACAGTCAACCAGATGCCTCCTCCAGTCAAACAGTCACCCCAGTGACCGAGCCCCCTCCACCTGAGATGCCCCTTGATGGTCCAGCCCCTCTGGCCCCCTTGGACTTGCTGCCCAGTGAAGAGATATTGACAGACACAAGTAACTCCTCCTCCTCAGCCACGGAGGAAGGTGAGGCAAGAACACTGCCCCTCACCCAGCCTCCTCCCTGGTGGGCCGTGTCCCCCAGGTCCCCAGCCAACatctgtccttccctcccctcccccagctgaCCTGACCTCCTTCCTACCGGACCTCTCTGGCCGCCTCCTCATCAACTGTGTGTTCCACATGGGGGCTGACCGCCTGCAGCAGATGCTTTTCTCTGATTCCCCCTTCCTACAGGGATTCCTCCAGCAGCGAAAGTTCACTGGTCAGCACTGAGGGCAGGGGAGGGTCTGGGATAAACAGCAGAACCGTGGTGGGCCAGGGACCTAGATTCAGATTTTGGAGAAATGAGGGATCCCAAAATTCAGGACAATTCCAGGAGCTCCttcttttttctaattgctcccaaGGAGACCATGGCTCCAACCTGTTGAGAGACCAGAGAAAAGAAACCCTTCTTttaggaaggcttcctggaagtggaggggttgggggaagaaACTGCCTTCTTTTGGACTAGGGTTTGGGATGAAGGCAGTCACGGGGAAAGAAGAGGCCTCTCCTTATTCCCTCTCCTCCACCACAGATGTGACATTTACCCCATGGAGTGGGGAGAGCAAATGTCACCAGAGCCGAGTTCTGTCCTATACCATCCCCATCAGCAACCCCCTGGGTCCAAAGAGTGCAGCAGTGGTGGAGACTCAGgtaagggaagaagaggagaaaccatgaaaagagATACCTGGAGAAAAAGATGGGGTGCAGATGTGCTTTGAGGGGATTCAGGATGAAGAATTCATGAGACCTGGAGTGGGTGGGGTGCTGTGtgaaatggagggaggggaggctgGGGAGTATCCTTCTGACTCAtgttcttctctccccttcccccttgccagACCCTGTTCCGACGGAGTCCTCAGGGTGGGGGCTGTGTGGTGGATTCCGAGGTCCTCACTCAGGGCATTCCATACCAAGATTATTTCTACACTGCTCATCGATACTGCATCCTGAGCCTGGCCAGGAACAAGACCCGCCTCCGGTAACCACAGAAGCATCAGCCCCAGTCCCCTTCCCTTCATTACCTCAGCCCCTACCACTCTTCCATTCTAAGGCCTTATTCCAGACCTGTGTAAGCTTGGCTCCCATCagattcattcatccattctgtCAGCTAGACTCCAttgggacagagagaaagagagtcaaATTGTCCTTCCCTGCCCTGGGTATCCTCAGACGTTTTTAGGGAGCTACCATTCTGAGGGCATGATCTTGTCTAGAGACTTTTCAGTCTGAGCAAGGGGGACGGGGATCTGACATCAGGAGCCCCAGGAAAGGAAGGAATCTGCCCTAAGGGCTCTGATAAAGCCATATGGGAAAGGCTGAGGATGGAGGGAGAGTAGAAAAGCCATGAATCTCTAAGCTTTCCCAAACCCGTTTTCTCTTGTGGGCCTGCGATCCCGTGGCCTTGGACAATTTATTTAACCTTCCttggtttcatttataaaatgagaaattgggaagaggggTTGGTTTAGTCAGCCAATAAGGTCCCTTCTACAGCTTTGATCTCTGAATCAAGATTTCCTGGAGGGAATTTTGATTCAAGCATGAAAAAAGGTAGGAGGCATTATGGCATACAAGCCATGATCCTCTTCTTCCTGTCCTTTCCCCCCtcatccccctcctctcctttcttctccactcAGTGTGTCCTCAGAGATTCGTTATCGGAAGCAGCCCTGGAGTCTGGTGAAGTCCCTCATTGAGAAGAACTCCTGGAGTGGTATCGAAGATTACTTTCACCACTTGGGTAAGCTGAGGCAGTCAGAGGAAAGAACAGGTCAGGAGGATGAAGGGCATTGAGGGGGATAGCTCTCCCAGGCTCCCACAGCTCCCCCTCTGTCCCACCTGAGTTCCAGACCTCCTCCTCAGCTCTGAGGCTGATGGGGTACATCTGTTCTCTGGAATTGTGGGCCTTGGATGAGCTGCTgtgtccctccccactccctcaaaTGGCAAGACATGTAAAAATGCTTTTTCTACCTTAGTTCAGCTGAGATGAGTGGGAGGTACTCATCTGGACCAACCAAGTCTTTCACTAGCCAAAAGTAAGGAAATagaaatatctctctctctctctttctctctctctctccctctctctctctctctctctctctctctctcacacacacacacacacacacacacacacacacacacacacacactttcactgtctcttcttttcttctatggtactctttttttatttgatttttgtggttttgttttctcCTAATTTATTAGTAAAGGCTCCTTCATAAGAACTCCAGACGTGGCACAGTTAACCCCAAAGGATTTGATCCCCCTTCTTGAGCAGATAGGGAGGTGCCAGGGTTACAGGTGATGGTCTCAACAGTCCTCGAGGCCCCATAGGGTTAgggcaggagagaaggggagtCTGTGAAGGTTTGGTAGGGACTGCTGTGGACCCGGTAGCAACCCCCACTGGATCTATGTGACCCCACTGTCAATCCCTCAAAGGGAGCCCTAGGACTGAGAGTAGGAAAATAGGGATAACTCCATTTTTTACTTCCTCCTCACCAGAGAGAGAGCTCTCCAAAGCAGAGAAACTGTCCCTGGAAGAGGGTGGGAAGGAGGCCCGGGGGCTGCTATCAGGCCTGAGACGACGCAAAAGGCCTCTGAGCTGGAGGAACCATGGAGAGAGCCCTACTCATGCTGATCCGGACACTTGTACTCGGGGAGGCCTGCACCCTTCAGGTACCTGAGGGGGATGGAAGGCAGAGAGCTAGTACCATGGATCAGGTTCTGAATAGGTTTTAGAGGCCTTGATGAGatggagaaaacaaaaggaaaaggaaatatagtccctatcctcaagaggCCCTCTATGAGGAGACAACCAGACAGGATATATCTAAGAAGAAGCAAGGTTCTCCAAAGATATTACTAGAATCAAGGGCCATGAGGCTAAAAGGGCATCCTGTGCACCGTGGATGCTGGCGAGGGGTCTACAAGTCCTGGGAGAGGGGTGAGAGTTCTGGATATGGACTAATGAAAAGGATGGTCTGATGGCTTTTTAGGGGGGCATCTGATCTTGGGAAAGGCCAAGGAATAGGATGGGACAGAAAGTTATAAGGGAAGACATGAATATAGATGGAGTAGAGGGCCAATATTGGAGAGATGGGAGATCTGGGGAGATTAGGAGGGCATGCCGATGCTGAGGAGTtccattctcccccttcctcttccatcCTGTCTTTGATATACTCCCTTTCTGTGGGAACTCTCAgtttctcagtttattcatctgcaaaGGGATAAGCTGAGATAGCTGGTTTCTAgggcctcttctagctctagggCTCTGATTCACCTCTGGTGAATCTCCTTATGGGGTCTTGGGCATTGAGgcctcctcacctctcccttaCCTTCTGTCTTTTTCCCCATAGGCTCAATCGCTTCTCGACTCTCAGAGCCATCCCTGGACCAGAACCCTGGATCAGGCATTCCTGGAATTCTCCTTATTATCAGCATTGTGTGAGCAGGGGttgaggagtgtgtgtgtgtgtgtgtgtgtgtgtgtgtgtgtgtgtgtgtgtgtgtgtgtgtgtgtgtgtgtgtgtgtgtgtctgtgtgtctgtgtgtctgtgtgtgtctgtgtgtgtctgtgtgtgtgtgtgtgtgtgtgtgtgtgtgtgtagtcttcTGTCAGAGCCCATGAGTTCAAGTCCCcttacttatctgtgtgaccttgagcaagtcacctaatcttctgtgcctcagtttcttaatttataaaatgaggggggtgggaCCAGAGTGATGCTGAATTTCCTTCCAATTATGATTGGGCACAGGTCCTCACCTTTCTTGTCTCTTACTCTTTCCCTGCATCCCTAGGATCTGTGTAAGGTAGAGTATTGGATTCcctgcttccccttcccccatttccctGTTCTCTGCCCTTCTTTGGCCTGGGAGTCCTTGGACTGGTCCCGACCCTCCTCCATGCATGACCCTGACCTTCATTTGGTCTCTCTCTTCCTGCCCTCTGCCCCGAGGCTTTTCACTCCAGGCCTGTTCTGACCTCTGCCATTCTCTGCCTCCGGCAGCCTTGTTATCCTGGTGGCTCTGAATGCTCTCCTCTTCTACCGGCTCTGGTCCCTGGAGCGGACAGCCCACACCTTTGAGGCTTGGCACAGCCTGGCTCTGGGCAAAGAGTAAGTGGAGTGGATGGGATtggagggggatggggaggaggagcaaGGGGAGCAGACTGGGAGAGGCAGCATCCTCTTCTCCACCTGCTTCTCCCTCTGGGCTTCAGCCCCAACTCTCCCCATAGGAAGTTTCCTCAAACGGCAGCTGAGTGGGCAGAAATCTTGGCCCTCCAGAAGCAGTTCCACAGTGTGGAGGTACATAAATGGCGGCAGATCCTCCGGGCCTCGGTGGAGCTGCTGGATGAGGTGAGCCAGTGGGAGAAGTCCTATCCTCCCAATCCTTCCCTAGTGTCCTTTGGGCCTCCCCACCCCATGCATGACTTCTTTGCTTTCCCTGCAGATGAAGTTCTCCCTGGAGAAACTCCACCAAGGCATCGAGATGTCGGAACCCCCTTTTGACCCTGAGCCCCTTGGAGAGAATGCATTCTCCTGAgtatcccttccttccccctcccaaccccccccccccccacaacaaATGGACAGATGGACAGCCTCAGTTGCCACTGCTGGACCAGTGTCGGACCCTTTGGATGCCTGCTTCCCCCTACCCTCTCCAAACCCCTTGCTGTGCCCCTTTTCATCCACTTCACACCTATAACTCCTTTCTCTCCAAAACCCACAAGAAACTCTCCTTCCTATGCAGATCAGTCCCCAACTTGTACCCAACTCCTGTACCCCCCCACGTCGGGGAGAATAGTCGGACACTTCAGCTGCAGAGCTGTGATGCACTTTAGTACCTGGGGAGGGTACACTGGGGGCAGTAGAGAGGGGTTGAGAATAATATTCTTGCCCCCTACCAAGCCGCCTCCATTCTCTAACaactgtctgcctccccctctcccagATGATACTTGAGATGATCCTGGAGCTGGTTGCCAGGGCCTTCTCtgcagctccttccttcctttttccccgcTGGGTAATTTATTTTGAAAGGGTCTAGCTGCCCCTGGGAGGGGGGCAGACCTAGGGTGGGAAGTCCTATGGACAGGGGAAGGCTGACTGTCTAGTGTTCCCCCCAGAGATGGGGTctaatgtattatatttatttggggGCAAACGGAGCCCCAATAAAGGGTCGGAAATGTTCTTGTGAGCTGATTTTGAGGCAACGAAGGGAATATTCTATATTTGAAGGCCAGGCTACTAGGACATGTGGGGAGTGGGGTAAGGGGACAGCCAATGGCTCCGCAGAAAGCTCTTTCAAGTTTTCTGTGACAAAATAGACTACAGGAATACACTTCTACTTTTATGATTTTAAATTGGGACACcctacatagcactttaaagtttacagccATGGTCTTgtctgagcctcacaacagcaCTGAGGTAGATTTTATAggcatgaggaaactgacacttaGGGAAACCATCTGTGGCCCTTGGCTAGTCAAGTGACAGAGGCAGATTTGAAACCTGGTCATCTCATTCCTAGCGCCATGGCCATCTTGACACGATGCCTCATAAATCCATCAGAAACTCAACCCCAAGGGTCCTGGGCCAAAGAACCAGCCTCTGAGGAGATCTCTGAGGGCCACATTAGGGGACACACGGTAGACATTAGCTCCCCCCTGGGGTCCTTACTGACCTAAAGGCCCCACTGTCCAGAAAAGCACCGAATAGCACCTGCTGATGTTTACATAACGTTCTTAATGAATTAGAAAGCATTCTACATACTCTCTCATTTTGTCTATACTCTTCCTAAacagtttttttcctatttcccatCTCTTGAATTGGCAGTATTTTAATGCCAAAAGCAGAGGATAATCCCAAACTACtccataatttgttttttaaatcctttACCTCCACCTTGGGGATGAATGCAGAGAAGAATTTGGCTTTGGCTCACACACACACCTGGGATTGATGGAGCCCGTGCAGGTTGAGGGGCAGTGCAGGAGTCCAGGAATTCCAAAGTACTCTACCTTGGGGTAGAGGGTAGAGGACCCTTGCATGAGCCTGGATAAGTATGAAATTATATGAGTGGACACTGACAGTTACAAAGGGCTGCTTCACCCCCTCATTCAGTCCTCCATCCTATCTGGCAAAGTGCATAAATGTTACTTCTGTACTTCAAGAGATCTGGGAAATCATGTGGGCTCTTCCTCCAAGGAGACAGAACCATAACTTCCTCATGCCTGTCCACCCTGTGGGACTCTGCATCCACAGGATACTCTCCTTCCAGAGAACCTTTCTACAGATGGAGGAATAGTGATTTCATCCGTGAGGGTGTTTCCTTCTCAGAGAGCAAAAAGGACAGGACCCAGTGAAAACATTTTCAGTTCAAGAGATGGCTCAGGTTGGAAATGAGGATTttcagtatcatagatttagaactggatgtGAAAGGGGTCTTCAGAggtcactgagttcaaatccataatTTAATAGAAGAGGTAGCTGAAAcccaaagaagtgaaataatttacctaaagtcacataggtagtactTGGCGCAGCCAGTATTCAAAATCAAGGCCTCTGATGACAGGTTCAACGTTCTTCCCATTGTCATAGACTAATATACAAattagaaaatcttttttttcttacctagccttaatcactgaacgggtgttacctcagacaaactgagaccaggGAAAGACGttagctttaaaaggccaaggtctcccactacattgggggccacctccagtcatcctgatccatatctttccactggacccaaatggctttGGAGGAAACTCCAAAGTGactgtacaactctgcctcacttaaattcaatttgtaCGTCAGGACATCACCTTCCTCTACGAAAAGGAAGAACAGTAACAGAAAACCAGTTgtgtccactttacagatgagaaaattggaatttagagagGTTGATAGATTTGCCTGGTCATTCAGttgttaaatgaaataaataagcCATGAGTCAGTCATTTAACTCCACAAGCAGTGCTTTCTCCTAGTATTTATTCATATTAAACTGCTTAAACTAGGACCCCAGGCTTCTGTGTGTAAGGTCTGAGTTAACTCAGATGATTTAGAATTTTCCAagactttggttttttttagccCAATCTAGTCCATCCCTCTCATTctgtaaatgaagaaactaagctcCGGGAAAAGAAAGGCCTTCTCCAAGGTCATGGAGTGACGCATGGATTCTGTGTCCTAAGCTTTTTCCAACTACCAGTGGGGAAGTGAGGAAAGGAAACTACCTGAGCCAGGCAATACCTCCTGTTATTGGTCAATGTGATCTTCACCTTCATAACATGCCCCAGACCTTATAGTCCAAGTGACTGGCAGAAATGATGGGAACTAGGGGAGAACATCCGTTGGAGATGGGAAGCTAAGACTTCTGAGCCCGAGACAAGGGCAGGGGTTACTGACCACGTAGCCCTCAGAGTCCTGGCCCCATGCCCAGCGATAGGGAACCAGTCCGGAAAGCAGCCGGGTTCCTTCCTGCCACACAGAATTTCGTCTAGTACTGAGAAGGTGCAAAGTCAGCTGCTGGAGGGGCTAGGGGATCCGGTGTCTGACTCTTCTAAATCCCAGTCATCCCCAGGACCTAGGTCCTGATCCCCAACCTTCAGCTCTTTCTTGCCCTTCACACTCAGACAAAATTGTCTATGACTGGGAATAAGGATGTCGATCTTTGTGGAAACGGGGTCAGCCCCTCCCCGATCTGAAAAGGTCCCGTGGGGTGCGGAGCCTCTGAGTCCCCTAAGTAGTACTAGGGCGGCAGACCTTTGTGGGGGGGCGGCCCAGCAGTGGCTGCTGCAATGCATCAGGCCGTCCCCCTTaccaatcccccccccccccccccgcggcTCTGATtcatctctcccccccccccctcccgctGCAGTGCGCAGGAGACAGAGGAACCCCAGCTCGGAAAGGTGCAAGTAGAGTCGGGAGCCTCTCTTCCCACGGATATGCCTTGAACCCCACTTCCCAACATCTGGCTGCAGCTGCCTGGGGTTCCTGGCATCTCGATGTTCCCCGGTCCAGGGCGGGGCAGAGAGACGAGTAGCGGTCGCGAAGGGGGTTGCGGGGAGCGGGGAAGCTGGGGCGTGATCCCCCAGCCCTTGGCAAGGGGGCAAGGGCAACCGGCTCAGCTGGGATGCCTGGACGCCGGCTCCGGGGCTGAGCCCCCGCCGGTAACGGGAGCGGGGGGGGCGCGTCCCCCCCCGCGGGCCAGGTCCTGCTGAAGGGGTTGACAGCGCGGAGCTCCAGCCCGAGCGGGAGCCGCAGCCGCAGCCGCAACAGCAGCTGCGCCCGCCGGGGTCATTCCGGGGGACATTCCACGCGCTGCCGACGCCTCCTTCCCGC
Proteins encoded:
- the GRAMD1A gene encoding protein Aster-A isoform X1, which translates into the protein MADLLPLLPWAPLVGEAEVSSAQSSPTPPDKKHRRNHGGSGVKDRVLAHWELLPVPSIQVTPSSEGETPPCTPPPRHLGRPRTPDTDNSAGESTAPHSARSTPSSSPSLRKRLLLLPPNRSPPAEQDAGAMVEKGSEKGSDSSSEKGGGASTPGTQSLSSRNFIRNSKKMQSWYSMLSPTYKQRNEDFRKLFSKLPEAERLIVDYSCALQRDILLQGRLYLSENWICFYSNIFRWETTISIQLKEVTCLKKEKTAKLIPNAIQICTESEKHFFTSFGARDRCFLLIFRLWQNALLDKTLSPRELWHLVHQCYGAELGLTSEDEDYVCPLQQLNGLGGHKEVGDVIALSDMTLPRRSPDLSQEPSPTASRRTQLTPCPSQASSDGDNVGEEDKERQTDSQPDASSSQTVTPVTEPPPPEMPLDGPAPLAPLDLLPSEEILTDTSNSSSSATEEADLTSFLPDLSGRLLINCVFHMGADRLQQMLFSDSPFLQGFLQQRKFTDVTFTPWSGESKCHQSRVLSYTIPISNPLGPKSAAVVETQTLFRRSPQGGGCVVDSEVLTQGIPYQDYFYTAHRYCILSLARNKTRLRVSSEIRYRKQPWSLVKSLIEKNSWSGIEDYFHHLERELSKAEKLSLEEGGKEARGLLSGLRRRKRPLSWRNHGESPTHADPDTCTRGGLHPSGSIASRLSEPSLDQNPGSGIPGILLIISIVLVILVALNALLFYRLWSLERTAHTFEAWHSLALGKDPNSPHRKFPQTAAEWAEILALQKQFHSVEVHKWRQILRASVELLDEMKFSLEKLHQGIEMSEPPFDPEPLGENAFS
- the GRAMD1A gene encoding protein Aster-A isoform X2, whose amino-acid sequence is MADLLPLLPWAPLVGEAEVSSAQSSPTPPDKKHRRNHGGSGVKDRVLAHWELLPVPSIQVTPSSEGETPPCTPPPRHLGRPRTPDTDNSAGESTAPHSARSTPSSSPSLRKRLLLLPPNRSPPAEQDAGAMVEKGSEKGSDSSSEKGGGASTPGTQSLSSRNFIRNSKKMQSWYSMLSPTYKQRNEDFRKLFSKLPEAERLIVDYSCALQRDILLQGRLYLSENWICFYSNIFRWETTISIQLKEVTCLKKEKTAKLIPNAIQICTESEKHFFTSFGARDRCFLLIFRLWQNALLDKTLSPRELWHLVHQCYGAELGLTSEDEDYVCPLQQLNGLGGHKEVGDVIALSDMTLPRRSPDLSQEPSPTASRRTQLTPCPSQASSDGDNVGEEDKERQTDSQPDASSSQTVTPVTEPPPPEMPLDGPAPLAPLDLLPSEEILTDTSNSSSSATEEADLTSFLPDLSGRLLINCVFHMGADRLQQMLFSDSPFLQGFLQQRKFTDVTFTPWSGESKCHQSRVLSYTIPISNPLGPKSAAVVETQTLFRRSPQGGGCVVDSEVLTQGIPYQDYFYTAHRYCILSLARNKTRLRVSSEIRYRKQPWSLVKSLIEKNSWSGIEDYFHHLERELSKAEKLSLEEGGKEARGLLSGLRRRKRPLSWRNHGESPTHADPDTCTRGGLHPSGSIASRLSEPSLDQNPGSGIPGILLIISIVLVILVALNALLFYRLWSLERTAHTFEAWHSLALGKEKFPQTAAEWAEILALQKQFHSVEVHKWRQILRASVELLDEMKFSLEKLHQGIEMSEPPFDPEPLGENAFS
- the GRAMD1A gene encoding protein Aster-A isoform X3; the encoded protein is MADLLPLLPWAPLVGEAEVSSAQSSPTPPDKKHRRNHGGSGVKDRVLAHWELLPVPSIQVTPSSEGETPPCTPPPRHLGRPRTPDTDNSAGESTAPHSARSTPSSSPSLRKRLLLLPPNRSPPAEQDAGAMVEKGSEKGSDSSSEKGGGASTPGTQSLSSRNFIRNSKKMQSWYSMLSPTYKQRNEDFRKLFSKLPEAERLIVDYSCALQRDILLQGRLYLSENWICFYSNIFRWETTISIQLKEVTCLKKEKTAKLIPNAIQICTESEKHFFTSFGARDRCFLLIFRLWQNALLDKTLSPRELWHLVHQCYGAELGLTSEDEDYVCPLQQLNGLGSPDLSQEPSPTASRRTQLTPCPSQASSDGDNVGEEDKERQTDSQPDASSSQTVTPVTEPPPPEMPLDGPAPLAPLDLLPSEEILTDTSNSSSSATEEADLTSFLPDLSGRLLINCVFHMGADRLQQMLFSDSPFLQGFLQQRKFTDVTFTPWSGESKCHQSRVLSYTIPISNPLGPKSAAVVETQTLFRRSPQGGGCVVDSEVLTQGIPYQDYFYTAHRYCILSLARNKTRLRVSSEIRYRKQPWSLVKSLIEKNSWSGIEDYFHHLERELSKAEKLSLEEGGKEARGLLSGLRRRKRPLSWRNHGESPTHADPDTCTRGGLHPSGSIASRLSEPSLDQNPGSGIPGILLIISIVLVILVALNALLFYRLWSLERTAHTFEAWHSLALGKDPNSPHRKFPQTAAEWAEILALQKQFHSVEVHKWRQILRASVELLDEMKFSLEKLHQGIEMSEPPFDPEPLGENAFS
- the GRAMD1A gene encoding protein Aster-A isoform X4; its protein translation is MFDTAPHSARSTPSSSPSLRKRLLLLPPNRSPPAEQDAGAMVEKGSEKGSDSSSEKGGGASTPGTQSLSSRNFIRNSKKMQSWYSMLSPTYKQRNEDFRKLFSKLPEAERLIVDYSCALQRDILLQGRLYLSENWICFYSNIFRWETTISIQLKEVTCLKKEKTAKLIPNAIQICTESEKHFFTSFGARDRCFLLIFRLWQNALLDKTLSPRELWHLVHQCYGAELGLTSEDEDYVCPLQQLNGLGGHKEVGDVIALSDMTLPRRSPDLSQEPSPTASRRTQLTPCPSQASSDGDNVGEEDKERQTDSQPDASSSQTVTPVTEPPPPEMPLDGPAPLAPLDLLPSEEILTDTSNSSSSATEEADLTSFLPDLSGRLLINCVFHMGADRLQQMLFSDSPFLQGFLQQRKFTDVTFTPWSGESKCHQSRVLSYTIPISNPLGPKSAAVVETQTLFRRSPQGGGCVVDSEVLTQGIPYQDYFYTAHRYCILSLARNKTRLRVSSEIRYRKQPWSLVKSLIEKNSWSGIEDYFHHLERELSKAEKLSLEEGGKEARGLLSGLRRRKRPLSWRNHGESPTHADPDTCTRGGLHPSGSIASRLSEPSLDQNPGSGIPGILLIISIVLVILVALNALLFYRLWSLERTAHTFEAWHSLALGKDPNSPHRKFPQTAAEWAEILALQKQFHSVEVHKWRQILRASVELLDEMKFSLEKLHQGIEMSEPPFDPEPLGENAFS